The Colletotrichum destructivum chromosome 7, complete sequence genome contains the following window.
GCGTGTCCCATTCCGGCTACTTCGAAGGCTTGGTCATGACTTTGATTCATAATACCACATGTTTCAAAGAGTTGCGCCGCACTGCAGTCATCCATGGCCTGGACGCCCGATGCCGTGGCCGGACCAATGCTGTAGTGCTATACTGCTGCTCTGTCATCAGCCGGTAGTCATGGATGCACTCTTGCGTTGGCAACAATTGTGTTCGCCCGGCCGGTGGAGGCCACCATGGTTTTGGGAGTATATAGTCGAAGACATCTCATGTGTCCAAGTTCGTCTCTTGTGTTATCAACCCATCCAACTCGATTCTCCATCGGCATAGCCCAATACAGCAGAGACCACCAGCGTCTTGAAAACCACAACAAGAAAGCCAAGCGCTTCAAAAGCACTTGAGCCACTTACAATAATCAccgtcgaagacgagaaaCTCAACATCCCCAAGTCGTCGCAACACCGCCAAACGCCCCCATGGCGCAGATAATTCGAGATGCCCCCGTGGGCCAACTAATTCGTTTCGTCACACGCAACAAGTTTTTCCAGTATCCCGAAGAGAAGTCCGACTTCCAACTTCCGCAACAGTGGCTCGACGTCCTCAACTCGGAGAAAGGGATCccggaggaagaaggaacCACAGGtgcggcgtcgccgaggacgtccgAGTCGACCCATATCGACGAGCAAATCACGCCGTACCCCAAGGGTGATGTTGAAGACGCCGCTCCGTACGGCGCCGCCCTGCACCGGACGCGGAGTAGGGAAGAGACGGCCCCTTACACCCAAGACCGgctcgaggtggacgagatCCACGAGATCCAGAGGACCAAGAGCATCCCGATTGCGCCCAGGAAGACAAAGGACGGCGCGATCCTGGTGGACTGGTACTtcagcgacgacgccgagaacccgCAGAACTGGTCCAACGCGAAGCGCGGCCTCATCACCGCCGTCATCTGCGTCTACACTTTCGTCGTCTACatgtcctcggccatctACATGCCCTCcatcgagggcgtcgtccaCGAGTTCGGCGTCGGCATGACCGAGGCCTCGCTgggcctcgccctcttcgtcctggGCTACGGCATCGGGcccttgctcttctccccgCTCTCCGAGATCCCCCGCATCGGCCGGAACCCCGTCTACATCGTCACCAtgctcctcttcgtcgtcgtgtCGATCCCGACGCCCCTGGCCGGCAACTTCGCCGGTCTGATGGTCCTCCGCTTCCTGCAGGGCCTCTTCGGCTCGCCGTGCCTGGCCTCGGGCGCCGCCTCGCTCGGCGACATGTACAGCCTGCTGAACCTCCCCTACCCGCTCATCGCCTGGGTGTCCGCCGCCTACTGCGGCCCGGCCATCTCCCCGCTGCTGTCCGGCTTCTCCGTGCCCGTCATGGGCTGGCGCTGGTCCCTCTGGGAGATCCTCTGggccgccgcgcccgtcttcgtcgtcatgtTCCTCCTGCTGCCCGAGACGTCGACCCCCAACATCCtcctgcgccgcgccgcccgcctccgcgcGTTGACGGGCGACGCCCGCTTCATGGCCCAGTCCGAGATCGACCAGCGCGACCTCcgcacctcggccgtcgtcatcgacgccctcatcAAGCCGCTCGAGATCACTCTCAAGGACCCGGCCGTGCTCTTCGTCCAGGTCTACACCGCCATCATCTACGGCATCTACTACTCCTTCTTCGAGGTCTTCCCATTAGTCTACCCGGTCTACTACGGCATGTCCAttggcgaggtcggcctcgtcttcctctgcatcctcgtcgcctgcctcctcggcgtcgccgcctaCGCCTCGTACCTGGGCTTCCACATGATCCCGCGCATCAGGAAATTCGGCTTCCCGAGCCAGGAGACCCGCCTCGTGCCCGCGCTCCCGGCCGCCTTCGGGCCGACCATCGGCCTGTTCATCTTCGCCTGGACGGCGTCCCCGGCCATCCACTGGATCGCGCCGACCATCGGCATCACCGTCTACGGCGcctccgtcttcgtcgtcatgcAGTGCATCTTCGTCTACGTGCCGCTGTCGTACCCGCGCTACGCCGCGAGCCTCTTCGCGGGCAACGACTTCTTCCGCTCGGCCTTTGCCTTCGCGAGCGTGCTGTTCGCGCGCCCGATGTACCTgaacctcggcgtcgcccgcggCACGAGCCTGCTGGGCGGGCTGAGCaccatcggcatcatcggtATTTGGCTGCTCTACTTTTACGGGGCAAGGTTGAGGTCCATGAGCAAGTTTGCGGTGTCGTCCGAGTGAGGCGGCTTGCGGTTTGAGGGTTGATGTAAGGGCGTTGGGCTGCGGTGTCCGGTGTTTGGATTTTTTCGAAATGGCGTTGTTTTTCATTACTAGAAGCTTGCGTAAGCAGCGCAAGACATGAAGAAAATGTTAGACTTATAATGTAATGCCATCACATTTGTCAATGTTGCGCATCGGACCGCATGTGGACGTTTGGGACCTTTTGGTCCGACTGCAAGTTTTGAGCAGTCAATTTAGCCGAGTTATGAAAAGCTAAGGGGAGACCTTACTGAGAAATAATAAAAGCATGCGCATAAGTTATTAGAATTAGGTATGAATTAAGAAAGCTTGGAGTCGGGCCATTTGAGATGTATAAAATCAGTTTAATAGGTTTTCCTATTTTATAGATCTCAAGTCGTCTAAGTTACTAACCTAGAACAGGGAAAGACTAAAGCCAACTTATACTGACCTACTTTCATATTTATATTGACTGACTC
Protein-coding sequences here:
- a CDS encoding Putative major facilitator superfamily, MFS transporter superfamily, giving the protein MAQIIRDAPVGQLIRFVTRNKFFQYPEEKSDFQLPQQWLDVLNSEKGIPEEEGTTGAASPRTSESTHIDEQITPYPKGDVEDAAPYGAALHRTRSREETAPYTQDRLEVDEIHEIQRTKSIPIAPRKTKDGAILVDWYFSDDAENPQNWSNAKRGLITAVICVYTFVVYMSSAIYMPSIEGVVHEFGVGMTEASLGLALFVLGYGIGPLLFSPLSEIPRIGRNPVYIVTMLLFVVVSIPTPLAGNFAGLMVLRFLQGLFGSPCLASGAASLGDMYSLLNLPYPLIAWVSAAYCGPAISPLLSGFSVPVMGWRWSLWEILWAAAPVFVVMFLLLPETSTPNILLRRAARLRALTGDARFMAQSEIDQRDLRTSAVVIDALIKPLEITLKDPAVLFVQVYTAIIYGIYYSFFEVFPLVYPVYYGMSIGEVGLVFLCILVACLLGVAAYASYLGFHMIPRIRKFGFPSQETRLVPALPAAFGPTIGLFIFAWTASPAIHWIAPTIGITVYGASVFVVMQCIFVYVPLSYPRYAASLFAGNDFFRSAFAFASVLFARPMYLNLGVARGTSLLGGLSTIGIIGIWLLYFYGARLRSMSKFAVSSE